The Paenibacillus swuensis genome contains the following window.
GGAAACGCCCGCGGCGCCGGGCCATGAAAGAGAATTGCGCGCATTTGTGGAATCGCAATTGTCTCAATACACGGATGAGCTGGTGCATGACCGTCTCGGCGGCGTGTTCGGTGTCTTCCGCGGCAACGAAGAAGGTCCCCGCATTATGGTCGCGGGCCATCTGGATGAAGTCGGCTTTATGGTGTCCTCCATCACCGACAACGGCATGCTTCGCTTCACCCCGCTCGGCGGCTGGTGGAACCAGACGATGATGTCGCAGCGCGTCCACGTCATCACGAAGAACGGCCCGATTGTGGGCGTCATCGGCTCCGTGCCGCCGCATCTGCTGGACGAGGCTACGCGGAACAAGCCGATGGATATGAAGCACATGCACATCGATATCGGCGCGGACAGTAAGGACGAAGTTCTCGGACTCGGCATTCGCCCGGGCTTGCCGATTGTGCCGATCTGCCCGTTCACGCCGATGGCCAATCCCAAGAAGATTATGGCCAAGGCTTGGGACAACCGCTACGGCGTAGGGTTGGCCATTGAGCTCGCGAAGGAGCTCGGCGGCCAAGCGAAGAGCGCCGGGGGCGAGGCCGGTTCGGCAGAGACTGCGGGTTCCACTGCGGCCGGTTCGGCGGCAGGCGGGGCAAGCGCGGCGTTGCCGAACGTAGTCTACACCGGTGCGACGGTGCAGGAGGAAGTCGGCCTGCGCGGAGCGAAGACGGCTGCGGCGCTGATCCACCCGGACTTGTTCTTCGCGCTGGACGCGTCGCCGGCCAATGACGCGAGCGGAGACCGCAACGCGATGGGCCAGCTGGGCAAGGGCGCGTTGCTGCGCATTCTCGACCGGGGGATGATCACCCATAACGGGATGGTCGAATATATTCTGGATACGGCGAGCACGCACAAAATTCCGTATCAGTACTTTATCTCGCCCGGCGGCACGGATGCCGGCGAAGTGCATTTGAACGGCATCGGCGTACCGTCGGCTGTCGTGGGCATCTGCTCGCGCTACATTCACACCGCGGCGTCGATCATCCATGTGGACGACTATGCCGCGGCGAAAGAGCTGCTGCTCAAGCTCGTCCGTGGCGCCGACCGCACGACGTACGAGACGATCCTCAGCAACCGTTAAGGTCGCTGCGAGGAAAAGGACCGGGATGGATACTTGGGTACTTGGGGTACTTGGGGTACTTGGGGTACTTGGGGTACTTGGGGTACTTGGGGTACTTGGGGCACTTGGGGCACTTGGGGCACTTGGGGCACTTGGGCACTCCTGCTTCAGTGCTAAGGTAACCATTTTCGCTTAGGTGCAGCTAAATTACGCTTATT
Protein-coding sequences here:
- a CDS encoding M42 family metallopeptidase, with protein sequence MNEDTLQLFRTLTETPAAPGHERELRAFVESQLSQYTDELVHDRLGGVFGVFRGNEEGPRIMVAGHLDEVGFMVSSITDNGMLRFTPLGGWWNQTMMSQRVHVITKNGPIVGVIGSVPPHLLDEATRNKPMDMKHMHIDIGADSKDEVLGLGIRPGLPIVPICPFTPMANPKKIMAKAWDNRYGVGLAIELAKELGGQAKSAGGEAGSAETAGSTAAGSAAGGASAALPNVVYTGATVQEEVGLRGAKTAAALIHPDLFFALDASPANDASGDRNAMGQLGKGALLRILDRGMITHNGMVEYILDTASTHKIPYQYFISPGGTDAGEVHLNGIGVPSAVVGICSRYIHTAASIIHVDDYAAAKELLLKLVRGADRTTYETILSNR